Genomic DNA from Spirochaeta cellobiosiphila DSM 17781:
AGTGACATCAGGATAACGTCCAACTTTGGGAGGATCACCTGTGATGAGCAACATGTTTCTCAGACCTAGGGCTTCACATCCTAAAAGCTCTGATTGAAGTCCAATAAGATTCTTATCTCTTGTACACATATGAAAAATAGGTTCTATATGTGTATTCTGCTGTAGATGTAAACTTGCCACTAAGGCTGATATTCTACTAGAAGCTCTGGGCCCATCTGGTACATTAATAAAGTCAACACCTGCCGTATATAACTCATTAGCTTTATTTATATAAGTGCTTAAATCTGTTCCCATGGGAGGAGTCAATTCTACAGTTTCAATCCATTTCCCTTCATTAAGATAATGTCCCAATCGACTTCTCTCATTAAGTGGTTGAGGTGTTTTGGTTTGAACATCTTCAGCTGTAATCTTGAGCTCAATGTGCCGTCGTCCAACGTCCATGGATAAGGCGGCTACTCCCATTTTTTGAATGTGTTCCGGCCCTGTGCCACAACATCCACCAATAATGGTAGCACCAGCATCAACAAAACGATTAGCATACTCAGCAAAATAATCAGGAGTTGCCATATAAATATAGCGGTCTTCTATTTTCTTGGGATAACCAGCATTAGGCATAACTGATATAGGCTTCGTCACATAACTTCTTATGGATAGAAGAACTTCTAAACTATCTCCTGGACCTACAGAGCAATTAAATCCAATTACATCAACATATTTTGATAATTCTAGTTGTTTAGCAAAATCAATAGCTTGCTTTCTATATTCATCATAGTGATCTAAATTGGGAGTACCCACACTAAATTGGGCTTGTACGGGAATATGAGGGGCTACGTTCTTACTAATCTTAGCCGCTAGCAATAATTCATCAATATTTTTAAAAGTTTCCAGAAGTATTAAATCTACCCCACCATCAACCAAGGCTTCCATTTGTTCACGAAAACAAAAGCTTGCTTCTTCAATAGACAAGGGACCAAGAGGAGCAAGAATTTCACCTGTTGGTCCAACAGCTCCAGCAACATAGACTTCTGAACCTGCAACTTCCCTGGCAACTTTTGCTGCCCCTAAATTGATATCTTTAACTTTATCATTTAGATTGAAACCTTTTAATTTGATTCTGTTAGCACCAAAGGTGTTCGTTTCTATGGCTTGAGCCCCTGATTGAACATACTCAGAATGTATTTCCTTAATGAGGGAGGGATTGCTTAAACTCACTTCATCAAAGGAGCGGTTAACAAAGACACCCTTATCATAAAGTCTTGTTCCCATGGCCCCATCAAAAAGTAAAACACCTTCTTGTAATCTTTCTAAATATGGTTTCACTTAATTAATCCTACTTCGCTCGATTGGCTAATTCTAGATATACAGATTCCAAGCTTACATT
This window encodes:
- a CDS encoding bifunctional homocysteine S-methyltransferase/methylenetetrahydrofolate reductase, with the translated sequence MKPYLERLQEGVLLFDGAMGTRLYDKGVFVNRSFDEVSLSNPSLIKEIHSEYVQSGAQAIETNTFGANRIKLKGFNLNDKVKDINLGAAKVAREVAGSEVYVAGAVGPTGEILAPLGPLSIEEASFCFREQMEALVDGGVDLILLETFKNIDELLLAAKISKNVAPHIPVQAQFSVGTPNLDHYDEYRKQAIDFAKQLELSKYVDVIGFNCSVGPGDSLEVLLSIRSYVTKPISVMPNAGYPKKIEDRYIYMATPDYFAEYANRFVDAGATIIGGCCGTGPEHIQKMGVAALSMDVGRRHIELKITAEDVQTKTPQPLNERSRLGHYLNEGKWIETVELTPPMGTDLSTYINKANELYTAGVDFINVPDGPRASSRISALVASLHLQQNTHIEPIFHMCTRDKNLIGLQSELLGCEALGLRNMLLITGDPPKVGRYPDVTGVFDIDSIGLTSLVERLNQGVDLGGQGLPQNTNFVKGAGINPTSATLDTEIERVYKKAEAGCDYFITQPIYDVEKMISFLDKIKETKVPVILGVWPLASYRNALFLHNEVPGVTIPQYILDRMKTHDDKEQAREDGIKISREIIKEMKPFINGVQISPPFGRIKTALDVLKVSK